A genomic stretch from Poecile atricapillus isolate bPoeAtr1 chromosome 10, bPoeAtr1.hap1, whole genome shotgun sequence includes:
- the CMTR2 gene encoding cap-specific mRNA (nucleoside-2'-O-)-methyltransferase 2: MDKSKQPYVNQKTSLEKFSPEIISEIEKLFAKKFTYTKPVNDEWKLPDPSNAFTCDHVEFHSLLALKDSMNEVKNQLSDKNLEDWHRHTSFTNKAGKIISHVKKSVNAELCTQAWCKFHEILCSFSLLPEEALQDGELNSVHLCEAPGAFIASLNHFLKSHHVPCHWNWVANTLNPYHEANDTLMMIMDDRLIANTLPWWYFGPDNTGDVMTLRHLTGLQSFVSSMTTVHLVTADGSFDCQGNPGEQEALVSPLHYCETVTALMILGTGGSFILKMFTLFEHCSINLLFLLNCSFEEVHVFKPATSKAGNSEAYVVCLRYMGRESLHLLLPKMMQNFGTEIINKALFSQHTLPESFLKTHEECCMFFHKFQVETISENISLFEHMEEAEQMKLNKLRDCAVQFFMQKFHMKPIGRSNWLVKKSQAGCSMNAKWFGQRNKYFSTYNERKVMETLTWNDKVAKGYFYHWAEEHSLNNAGNTCILEGSFSNLECSFWYILEGKRLPRVKCSPFCDVQVLESLNEAVKELGGGRLKGRSMLPCHSCEVLPGELILAKVSDLSRCHQEVLNESCSDQFKCLVVGFPSLCDTESQPNMEIKPVDSATLLTFTFSLLYDGEPKYQQQLLECVLRSLAQLAAGDALVLPVLSCLTRFTAGLVFILHCCFRSIAFACPTSREPLRTSAALLCVGYRGIPAPVVEYLQHLNALMSSLLDTDSPQQVLQFVPMEILLQGKLLEFLGDLNTAIAKRQLHLIVQAQQQQMASDIPL, encoded by the coding sequence ATGGATAAATCTAAGCAGCCTTATGTTAACCAGAAGACCAGCCTTGAGAAGTTCAGtcctgaaattatttctgaaattgaGAAGCTCTTTGCAAAGAAATTTACTTACACTAAGCCAGTGAATGATGAATGGAAGCTGCCAGATCCCAGCAATGCTTTTACATGTGATCATGTGGAATTTCACTCACTCCTGGCTCTGAAGGACTCAATGAACGAAGTGAAGAACCAACTAAGTGATAAGAACCTCGAGGATTGGCATCGGCACACCTCATTTACCAATAAAGCAGGGAAAATAATATCTCATGTGAAGAAGTCTGTAAATGCTGAGCTCTGTACCCAAGCATGGTGCAAATTTCATGAGATCCTGTGTagtttttctcttctcccagaAGAAGCTCTTCAAGATGGAGAACTGAATTCTGTCCACCTCTGTGAAGCACCTGGAGCTTTTATAGCCAGCCTTAACCACTTCTTGAAGTCCCACCATGTCCCTTGCCACTGGAATTGGGTAGCTAATACTCTAAACCCTTATCATGAGGCCAATGACACCCTTATGATGATCATGGATGACCGTCTGATAGCAAATACGTTACCTTGGTGGTACTTTGGCCCAGATAACACTGGGGATGTGATGACATTAAGACATCTAACAGGACTTCAGAGCTTTGTGAGCAGTATGACCACAGTCCACTTGGTAACTGCTGATGGCAGCTTTGACTGCCAGGGAAATCCAGGCGAACAGGAAGCTCTCGTCTCGCCCCTTCATTACTGTGAAACAGTCACTGCTTTAATGATCCTGGGCACTGGAGGGTCCTTCATTTTGAAGATGTTCACTCTGTTTGAACACTGTTCTATCAACCTGCTCTTTCTGCTAAACTGCTCTTTTGAGGAGGTCCATGTCTTTAAACCAGCCACCAGCAAAGCTGGAAACTCAGAGGCCTATGTGGTTTGTCTTCGCTATATGGGCAGAGAAAGCCTTCATCTGCTTCTTCCTAAAATGATGCAGAACTTTGGAACAGAAATTATCAACAAAGCCCTTTTCTCCCAGCATACACTACCAGAATCATTCCTTAAAACACATGAAGAGTGTTGCATGTTCTTCCACAAGTTCCAGGTAGAGACTATCTCTGAGAATATCAGTCTTTTTGAGCACATGGAAGAAGCAGAGCAGATGAAACTCAACAAGTTAAGAGACTGTGCAGTACAGTTCTTCATGCAAAAGTTCCACATGAAACCCATTGGCAGAAGTAATTGGCTTGTCAAGAAATCCCAGGCTGGTTGCAGCATGAATGCAAAATGGTTTGGgcaaagaaacaaatattttagtaCATACAATGAAAGGAAGGTGATGGAAACCCTGACATGGAATGATAAAGTGGCAAAGGGCTATTTTTATCACTGGGCTGAGGAACACAGTTTAAATAATGCTGGGAACACATGCATCCTGGAAGGATCATTTTCAAACCTTGAATGTAGCTTTTGGTacattttggaaggaaaaagatTGCCAAGGGTAAAGTGTTCTCCATTTTGTGATGTTCAGGTCTTAGAAAGTCTTAATGAAGCTGTGAAAGAGTTGGGTGGGGGGAGGCTGAAAGGCAGATCAATGCTGCCTTGTCACTCTTGTGAAGTTCTTCCTGGGGAACTCATACTGGCAAAAGTGTCTGATCTTTCCAGGTGCCATCAGGAAGTCCTAAATGAAAGTTGTAGTGACCAATTCAAGTGCCTTGTAGTGGGCTTTCCCTCTCTCTGTGACACAGAAAGCCAGCCCAATATGGAAATAAAGCCCGTGGACTCAGCCACGCTGCTGACTTTCACCTTCTCTTTGTTGTATGATGGAGAACCAAagtaccagcagcagcttttggaGTGTGTTCTGCGTTCATTggcccagctggcagcaggagatgcGTTGGTTTTGCCTGTTCTCTCCTGCCTGACGCGCTTCACAGCTGGCCTGGTGTTCATCCTGCACTGCTGTTTCAGGAGCATCGCGTTCGCGTGTCCCACCTCGCGGGAGCCCCTGAGGACCAGCGCCGCTTTGCTGTGCGTTGGGTACCGAGGCATCCCCGCGCCGGTGGTGGAGTATCTGCAGCATCTGAACGCACTGATGAGCTCTTTGCTGGACACAGACTCTCCCCAGCAGGTTCTGCAGTTCGTGCCCATGGAGATTCTCCTCCAGGGCAAGCTGTTGGAGTTTCTAGGGGATTTAAACACAGCCATTGCGAAGAGACAGCTCCACCTGATTGTgcaggctcagcagcagcaaatggCTAGTGACATTccactttaa